One window from the genome of Luteithermobacter gelatinilyticus encodes:
- a CDS encoding 3-hydroxybutyrate dehydrogenase, which translates to MSNILQTDILKGKNALVTGSTSGIGLGMARALASAGANVMINGLGEADEIEATRAAIEADFGGRALFHGANMLNGEEIRDMVATAEAELGSVDILINNAGIQYVSAIDEFPEDKWQAIIAINLVSNFHTIKAALPGMKARNWGRIINLASAHGLVASPYKSAYVAAKHGVLGLTKTVALEIAETPITCNAICPGYVRTPLVEGQIKDQAKVHKMSEEQVIRDVILAAQPNKRFVEIEELGQLAVFLCGPAANSINGASLPVEGGWTAR; encoded by the coding sequence ATGAGCAACATTCTGCAAACAGATATCCTGAAAGGAAAGAATGCCCTGGTCACCGGCTCCACCAGCGGGATTGGCCTGGGCATGGCCCGGGCGTTGGCCAGCGCAGGGGCCAATGTGATGATCAATGGGCTGGGCGAGGCGGACGAGATCGAGGCCACCCGGGCGGCGATTGAAGCGGATTTCGGGGGGCGCGCCCTGTTTCACGGGGCCAACATGCTGAACGGGGAAGAAATCCGGGACATGGTCGCCACCGCAGAGGCCGAACTGGGCAGTGTGGATATTCTGATCAACAATGCCGGCATCCAATATGTTTCGGCTATTGACGAGTTCCCGGAAGACAAATGGCAAGCCATCATCGCGATCAATCTGGTGTCCAACTTTCATACCATCAAGGCCGCCCTGCCCGGCATGAAGGCGCGCAACTGGGGCCGCATCATCAATCTGGCCAGCGCCCATGGTCTTGTGGCCTCGCCCTATAAAAGCGCCTATGTGGCCGCCAAGCACGGGGTGCTGGGGCTGACCAAGACAGTAGCCCTAGAGATTGCCGAAACGCCGATCACCTGCAACGCCATCTGTCCGGGATATGTGCGCACGCCGCTGGTGGAGGGACAGATCAAGGACCAGGCCAAAGTGCACAAGATGAGCGAGGAACAGGTCATTCGTGACGTGATTCTCGCCGCCCAGCCCAATAAACGTTTTGTGGAGATTGAAGAACTGGGGCAACTGGCCGTTTTCCTGTGCGGTCCGGCTGCGAACAGCATCAATGGCGCCAGTCTGCCGGTCGAAGGCGGCTGGACCGCTCGATAA
- the ppdK gene encoding pyruvate, phosphate dikinase — MTKWVYTFGDGKAEGEASMRNLLGGKGANLAEMSNLGLPVPPGFTITTEVCTAFYENDRTYPEDLAAQVDAAMAQVEATVGAKFGDAENPLLVSVRSGARVSMPGMMDTVLNLGLNDETVKGLAKQSGDERFAYDSYRRFIQMYSDVVLGVEHYVFEELLEIHKEENGYILDTELSAEDWKALSEAFKAKAEEELGHPFPQDVKEQLWGAINAVFGSWQIERAKTYRRLHGIPEDWGTAVNVQSMVFGNMGETSATGVAFTRDPSTGENAFYGEYLINAQGEDVVAGIRTPQNLTKASREASGSDKPSMEESMPEVYRELTDIFHKLEAHYRDMQDIEFTVQKGKLWILQTRSGKRTAKAALKIAVDMARDGVISEEEAVLRVDPAALDQLLHPTLDPNATRDVLTTGLPASPGAASGIVVFTADEAEELAKQGKDVILVRVETSPEDIHGMHAAKGILTSRGGMTSHAAVVARGMGRPCVSGAGHLYIDQAAGIIKVNGREVKRHDTLTIDGSTGEVMFGEVATVQPELSGDFAALMEWADRVRKLKVRTNAETPLDARTAREFGAEGIGLCRTEHMFFDADRIISVRQMILAEDEAGRRAALDKLLPVQRQDFVELFTIMRGLPVTVRLLDPPLHEFLPQHEEDFADVAKVAGVSVEHLKWRAGELHEFNPMLGHRGCRLGISYPEIYEMQARAIIEAALQVARDSGEPVVPEIMIPLVGTRKELEILKAQVCAVADKVIAEAGTKLDYMVGTMIELPRAALQAAEIAHEAEFFSFGTNDLTQTTYGISRDDSARFLDDYIRNGIFEQDPFVTIDQDGVGELVKIAAERGRSTRPDIKLGICGEHGGDPASVEFCHRVGLDYVSCSPYRVPIARLAAAQAALKEEA; from the coding sequence ATGACAAAATGGGTTTATACATTCGGTGACGGCAAGGCGGAAGGCGAAGCTTCCATGAGAAACCTGCTGGGCGGGAAAGGCGCCAACCTTGCGGAAATGTCAAATCTGGGATTGCCTGTGCCACCGGGCTTTACCATCACTACCGAAGTCTGTACCGCCTTTTACGAAAATGATCGCACTTACCCTGAAGACCTCGCCGCGCAGGTAGATGCGGCCATGGCCCAGGTGGAAGCCACGGTCGGGGCCAAATTCGGCGATGCGGAAAACCCGCTGCTGGTTTCTGTTCGCTCCGGGGCCCGGGTCAGCATGCCCGGCATGATGGATACGGTCCTTAATCTCGGCCTCAATGACGAGACGGTCAAGGGACTTGCCAAACAGTCCGGCGATGAACGTTTCGCCTATGACAGTTATCGCCGTTTTATCCAGATGTATTCCGACGTGGTGCTGGGCGTTGAACATTATGTGTTCGAGGAACTTCTGGAAATTCACAAGGAAGAAAACGGCTACATCCTGGATACGGAACTCAGCGCCGAAGACTGGAAGGCGTTGAGCGAGGCGTTCAAGGCCAAGGCCGAAGAGGAATTGGGACATCCTTTCCCGCAGGATGTGAAGGAACAGCTCTGGGGCGCCATTAATGCGGTATTCGGCTCCTGGCAGATTGAGCGGGCGAAGACCTATCGCCGGCTGCACGGCATCCCGGAAGACTGGGGAACGGCGGTGAATGTACAGAGCATGGTGTTCGGCAATATGGGCGAGACGTCCGCCACCGGCGTGGCCTTTACCCGCGATCCGTCCACCGGCGAGAATGCCTTTTACGGTGAATATCTGATCAATGCGCAGGGCGAAGATGTGGTAGCCGGCATTCGCACGCCACAGAACCTGACCAAGGCCTCCCGCGAGGCGTCCGGCTCTGACAAGCCCTCCATGGAAGAAAGCATGCCGGAAGTGTATCGGGAACTCACCGATATTTTCCACAAGCTGGAGGCCCATTACCGGGATATGCAGGATATTGAATTCACTGTGCAAAAAGGCAAATTGTGGATTCTCCAGACCCGCTCCGGCAAACGCACCGCCAAGGCGGCGTTGAAAATCGCTGTGGACATGGCCCGCGATGGCGTGATCAGTGAAGAAGAAGCCGTTTTGCGCGTGGACCCGGCGGCACTTGATCAATTGCTGCATCCGACCCTGGACCCCAACGCAACACGGGATGTCCTGACCACCGGCCTTCCGGCGTCCCCCGGTGCGGCCAGCGGGATTGTGGTTTTTACCGCTGATGAAGCCGAAGAACTGGCCAAGCAGGGCAAAGATGTGATTCTGGTGCGCGTGGAAACCAGCCCGGAAGACATTCACGGCATGCATGCGGCTAAGGGAATTCTGACCTCTCGTGGCGGCATGACGTCACATGCGGCCGTGGTCGCCCGTGGCATGGGGCGTCCCTGTGTCTCCGGCGCCGGTCACCTGTATATTGATCAGGCCGCGGGCATCATCAAGGTGAACGGCCGCGAGGTGAAACGGCACGACACACTCACCATCGACGGCAGTACCGGCGAAGTGATGTTTGGCGAGGTGGCCACCGTTCAACCGGAACTAAGCGGCGATTTTGCGGCGCTGATGGAATGGGCGGACCGGGTGCGCAAGCTCAAGGTGCGCACCAATGCGGAAACGCCGCTGGATGCTCGTACGGCGCGGGAATTCGGGGCCGAGGGCATCGGCCTGTGCCGTACGGAACATATGTTCTTTGACGCAGACCGGATCATCTCCGTGCGTCAGATGATTCTGGCCGAGGATGAAGCCGGACGTCGCGCCGCGCTGGATAAACTGCTGCCGGTGCAACGTCAGGATTTTGTGGAACTGTTTACCATCATGCGGGGGCTGCCGGTGACGGTACGTCTTCTGGACCCGCCGCTGCACGAGTTCCTGCCGCAGCATGAGGAAGATTTCGCCGATGTAGCGAAAGTTGCCGGCGTCTCCGTGGAACATCTGAAATGGCGGGCCGGGGAACTGCATGAATTCAATCCCATGCTGGGGCATCGGGGCTGCCGTCTGGGGATTTCCTATCCGGAAATCTACGAGATGCAGGCCCGCGCCATTATCGAGGCTGCCTTGCAGGTGGCCAGAGACAGCGGCGAGCCGGTGGTGCCGGAAATCATGATTCCGCTGGTCGGGACCCGCAAGGAACTGGAAATCCTGAAAGCTCAGGTCTGTGCGGTGGCCGACAAAGTGATCGCCGAGGCCGGGACAAAACTGGACTATATGGTCGGGACCATGATCGAATTGCCGCGGGCGGCGTTGCAGGCAGCGGAAATCGCCCATGAAGCGGAATTTTTCAGTTTCGGCACCAATGATCTGACCCAGACCACCTATGGCATCAGCCGTGACGATAGCGCGCGCTTCCTGGATGATTATATCCGCAACGGTATTTTTGAACAGGACCCCTTTGTCACCATCGACCAGGATGGGGTGGGTGAGCTGGTGAAAATCGCCGCAGAGCGGGGCCGCAGTACCCGGCCGGATATCAAGCTTGGCATTTGTGGTGAACATGGCGGCGATCCGGCGTCGGTGGAATTTTGTCACCGGGTGGGACTGGATTATGTGTCCTGTTCCCCGTACCGGGTGCCGATTGCGCGTCTTGCGGCGGCCCAGGCTGCCCTTAAGGAAGAAGCCTGA
- a CDS encoding peptide chain release factor 3: MTSQIQEVNRRRTYAIISHPDAGKTTLTEKLLLFGGAIQMAGAVKARGEQRRARSDWMKVEQERGISVASSVMSFEYDGRMFNLLDTPGHEDFSEDTYRVLTAVDSAVMVLDAAKGIESQTRKLFEVCRLRDMPIITFINKMDREAQDPFQLLEEIEQTLALDVTPASWPIGMGRNFKGCYDIFNDRLILIDKGTDERPDEGITCNGTDDPKLDDLIPADLLAQFREEVDMVRELCPPFDQQAFLDGTLTPVYFGSAINNFGVRELLEGLGSFAPKPGQYSTTSRKVDPEEKKVSGFVFKIQANMDPKHRDRIAFFRLCSGQFKRGMKLKHNRTGKLINLHNPVLFLARDRELAEQAWPGDIIGIPNHGNLRIGDSLTEGEDLQFTGIPSFAPEHIQTVRPEDPMKAKHLARALQQLAEEGAARVFKPTIGSEWYVGVVGMLQFDVMADRIRTEYDVACRFEPTSLYTAVWVDCDDRHKLKQFIEANKANMAEDHTGAPVFLARNSWRLDKAKEDYPDIRFLKVKEQTA; the protein is encoded by the coding sequence ATGACAAGCCAGATACAGGAAGTTAACCGGCGGCGGACCTATGCCATTATTTCTCACCCGGATGCGGGGAAGACCACTCTGACCGAAAAGTTGTTGCTGTTTGGTGGCGCCATTCAGATGGCTGGTGCCGTCAAGGCTCGCGGCGAACAGCGCCGGGCTCGTTCCGACTGGATGAAGGTGGAGCAGGAACGCGGTATTTCCGTGGCGTCCTCGGTGATGTCCTTTGAATATGATGGGCGTATGTTCAATCTTCTGGATACGCCGGGCCACGAAGACTTCTCCGAAGACACTTACCGGGTGCTTACGGCCGTGGATAGCGCGGTGATGGTGCTGGACGCGGCCAAGGGGATCGAGAGCCAGACCCGCAAACTGTTTGAGGTATGCCGGCTCAGGGATATGCCCATCATCACCTTTATCAATAAAATGGACCGAGAAGCGCAGGACCCCTTCCAGTTGCTTGAAGAAATCGAACAGACCCTGGCGCTGGATGTCACCCCGGCCAGCTGGCCAATCGGCATGGGCCGGAATTTCAAGGGCTGTTACGATATTTTCAATGACCGGCTGATTCTGATCGACAAGGGAACGGACGAGCGTCCGGATGAAGGCATCACCTGTAACGGCACTGATGATCCGAAACTGGATGATCTGATTCCGGCGGATCTGTTGGCCCAGTTTCGTGAGGAAGTGGACATGGTTCGGGAACTGTGCCCGCCCTTTGATCAGCAGGCATTTCTGGACGGCACGCTGACCCCGGTTTATTTCGGCAGCGCCATTAACAATTTCGGGGTGCGGGAACTTCTGGAAGGGCTTGGGAGTTTTGCGCCAAAGCCGGGGCAGTACAGCACAACAAGTCGCAAGGTGGACCCGGAAGAGAAAAAAGTGTCCGGTTTTGTTTTCAAGATTCAAGCCAATATGGACCCGAAACACCGGGACCGTATCGCTTTTTTCCGGCTCTGTTCTGGGCAATTCAAGCGCGGCATGAAACTGAAACACAACCGCACTGGAAAACTGATCAATCTGCATAATCCGGTGCTGTTCCTGGCCCGGGACCGGGAACTGGCCGAACAAGCCTGGCCCGGCGATATTATCGGCATTCCCAACCATGGGAATCTGCGGATCGGCGACAGCCTCACCGAGGGGGAGGACCTGCAATTTACCGGAATTCCGAGTTTTGCGCCCGAACATATCCAGACGGTGCGGCCCGAAGACCCCATGAAAGCCAAACATCTGGCCCGTGCGTTGCAGCAACTAGCCGAAGAGGGCGCGGCGCGGGTGTTTAAACCCACGATCGGGTCCGAATGGTATGTGGGGGTGGTGGGGATGTTGCAGTTTGATGTGATGGCTGATCGCATCCGGACCGAATATGACGTGGCCTGCCGGTTTGAGCCGACCTCACTTTATACCGCCGTTTGGGTGGATTGTGATGACCGGCACAAGCTGAAACAGTTTATTGAGGCGAATAAGGCCAATATGGCCGAAGACCATACCGGTGCCCCCGTTTTTCTGGCCCGTAACAGCTGGCGTCTGGACAAGGCGAAAGAAGACTATCCCGACATCCGCTTTCTCAAGGTCAAGGAACAGACGGCTTAA
- a CDS encoding OsmC family protein codes for MGMKKDVTVSWAGKMTFIGEAASGNTVTMDAGKDNGGLGLGHSPMDLLLMGAGGCACIDVVMILKKARQTLVDCVCQVSGVRAEEMPQVYTDIHMHFIVTGTDLREEAVKRAVELSMTKYCSASATLAKGAKLTYDWDIKQA; via the coding sequence ATGGGCATGAAGAAGGACGTCACGGTCTCCTGGGCCGGTAAAATGACATTTATCGGCGAAGCCGCCTCCGGCAATACCGTCACCATGGATGCGGGCAAGGACAATGGCGGTCTTGGCCTTGGCCACAGCCCTATGGACCTCTTGCTGATGGGGGCCGGGGGCTGCGCCTGTATTGATGTGGTCATGATCCTTAAAAAAGCGCGCCAGACGCTGGTGGACTGTGTTTGCCAGGTTTCCGGCGTCCGGGCCGAGGAAATGCCCCAGGTCTATACGGACATTCATATGCATTTCATTGTCACCGGCACGGATCTCAGGGAAGAGGCCGTCAAAAGGGCGGTGGAACTGTCCATGACCAAATACTGTTCCGCCTCCGCCACGCTGGCCAAGGGCGCGAAACTTACCTATGATTGGGATATAAAACAAGCCTGA
- a CDS encoding glutathione S-transferase family protein: MKLYYNPISSYCQKVLIAFYEKGLSFDPQTVDLRDKLAAANYRKVHPLGKLPLLITNQGRKIPESSIIIDYLDANYLTGCRLIPSDLEMARNARLKDRMYDLYLNDPTTTLLFELQKSPDKRDPTILLKSRETLNIMYDQMDRDLHDHSWANGQDFSLADCAAAPALFYAQRVHPFTHHPEIKAYFSRLMGRPSLQKVMGQAEPLIRGFFS; this comes from the coding sequence ATGAAACTCTATTACAATCCCATCTCTAGCTACTGCCAAAAAGTCTTAATTGCCTTTTATGAAAAAGGGTTAAGCTTTGATCCCCAGACCGTAGACTTGCGAGACAAGCTTGCGGCCGCCAATTACCGCAAGGTACATCCCCTCGGAAAACTGCCCCTGCTGATCACCAACCAGGGGCGTAAAATTCCCGAGTCGAGCATTATTATAGACTATCTGGATGCCAATTATCTGACCGGCTGCCGGCTTATTCCCTCTGACCTCGAGATGGCAAGAAATGCCCGACTGAAAGATCGTATGTATGATCTTTATCTCAACGACCCGACCACCACCCTGCTTTTTGAGCTCCAGAAATCACCGGATAAACGGGACCCTACTATCCTTCTCAAGTCCCGTGAGACGCTCAATATCATGTATGACCAGATGGACCGGGATCTGCACGATCACAGTTGGGCTAATGGTCAGGATTTCAGTCTCGCCGACTGTGCGGCGGCCCCCGCCCTGTTTTATGCGCAAAGGGTACATCCCTTTACCCATCATCCGGAAATCAAGGCGTATTTCTCCCGCCTTATGGGACGCCCTTCGTTACAGAAAGTAATGGGACAGGCGGAGCCGCTGATCAGAGGGTTTTTCAGTTAG
- the meaB gene encoding methylmalonyl Co-A mutase-associated GTPase MeaB: MNRTQVPQTIKDLKAGGKAVMARALAAIEQAPDSDEVIRLLDEAWKSPHGHVLGLTGPPGVGKSTLIGSLIAGWRKMGRTVGVIAVDPSSRRTGGALLGDRTRLATDPEDEGIYVRSMAARDRLGGLAGLTAPAMILMRAVYDIVLVETVGVGQSETDVAGVADTVIFCIQPGSGDSLQFMKAGIMEVPHIMVVTKADMGARAERARADVAGALGLSEHLPAGEGSEDVADWAIPVLKLSAAQGEGLEELLQAVDDHENWLKRSGMLEKFRQAQGQAWLRESVREKYGTQGLKKVADQLDLPPGASPFSRLWELEHSGVLAGGLEK; the protein is encoded by the coding sequence ATGAACCGCACGCAAGTTCCCCAGACCATCAAGGACCTCAAGGCCGGCGGTAAGGCCGTCATGGCCCGGGCGCTGGCCGCTATTGAGCAGGCCCCCGACAGCGATGAGGTGATCCGCCTTCTGGATGAAGCCTGGAAAAGTCCGCATGGTCATGTACTGGGGCTGACCGGACCACCAGGGGTAGGAAAATCCACCCTGATCGGCAGCCTGATTGCCGGTTGGCGGAAAATGGGCCGGACGGTGGGGGTGATTGCCGTCGATCCCAGTTCCCGCAGAACGGGCGGGGCGCTGCTGGGAGATCGAACCCGGCTGGCCACAGATCCGGAAGATGAGGGCATTTATGTCCGATCCATGGCGGCGCGCGATCGTCTGGGCGGGCTCGCGGGCCTTACCGCGCCGGCCATGATCCTGATGCGGGCGGTCTATGATATTGTGTTGGTGGAAACGGTGGGCGTCGGACAGTCGGAAACCGATGTGGCCGGGGTGGCCGACACGGTGATCTTCTGTATTCAGCCGGGCTCCGGCGACAGCCTGCAATTCATGAAAGCCGGCATCATGGAAGTGCCGCACATTATGGTGGTGACCAAGGCCGATATGGGCGCCAGGGCTGAGCGGGCCCGTGCCGATGTGGCCGGGGCCTTGGGACTTTCGGAACATCTCCCGGCCGGAGAGGGAAGCGAAGACGTGGCGGACTGGGCCATTCCGGTGCTCAAGCTTAGCGCGGCGCAGGGGGAGGGGCTTGAAGAGCTCTTGCAGGCAGTGGATGATCATGAAAACTGGCTGAAGCGCAGCGGAATGCTGGAAAAATTCCGTCAGGCGCAGGGGCAGGCGTGGCTTAGGGAAAGTGTACGCGAAAAATATGGCACGCAGGGCCTGAAAAAAGTGGCGGACCAGCTTGATCTGCCGCCCGGTGCCTCCCCTTTTTCCCGCTTGTGGGAACTGGAACATTCTGGGGTTCTGGCCGGGGGACTGGAGAAATAA
- a CDS encoding sel1 repeat family protein: protein MSRKFFMGISAVIFTVFGALAASSAATRSDQSLEMARGADPVEEIRCLEAFINSEFDLAHTVCLPLAQGGMRDAQLVTGLMYALGEGVEKNLSLAKWWLGEAMRNGSEEAKEALGQFNLE from the coding sequence ATGTCTAGAAAATTTTTTATGGGGATTTCCGCCGTCATTTTTACCGTTTTTGGCGCTCTGGCGGCTTCATCTGCTGCCACACGCAGTGACCAGTCCCTGGAAATGGCCCGGGGTGCAGATCCGGTTGAGGAAATCCGCTGCCTAGAAGCGTTTATCAATTCTGAATTTGATCTGGCCCACACGGTGTGTCTGCCGCTGGCTCAGGGCGGCATGAGAGACGCCCAGCTGGTGACCGGTCTGATGTATGCTTTGGGGGAAGGCGTGGAAAAGAATCTTAGCCTGGCCAAATGGTGGTTGGGGGAAGCCATGCGTAACGGCAGCGAGGAAGCCAAAGAGGCCCTCGGACAATTTAATCTGGAGTAA
- a CDS encoding polyhydroxyalkanoate depolymerase: MLYHMYEFQHTVFAPARFMIDLTQQSLKHPLNPFSQMPGAKQIVAACDVMELLTRRYGKPKFRLETTEIDGMEVEVREHDVLRKTFCHLKHFDRDIDGRNDPKLLIVAPLSGHYCTLLRGTVEAMLPDHDVYITDWQDARDVPLYEGAFDLDDYIDYVIEFLEHLGPDTHVLAVCQPSVPVLAAVALMAAENNPCVPLSMTLMGGPIDTRKSPTVVNELSYKRSMEWFEQHAIHTVPWPNLGFMRKVYPGFLQLSAFVNMNLDDHMDAHRKMFDHLVEGDEESADKHRLFYEEYLAVMDLPAEFYLQTVKTVFKDHALPKGEMTSRGRPVDCSAITRTALMTVEGELDDISGIGQTRAAHDICPNIPSDMKRHYEQKGVGHYGIFNGRKWKNKIAPKVKEFILKHQRD, encoded by the coding sequence ATGCTGTATCATATGTACGAGTTTCAGCACACGGTTTTTGCACCTGCGAGATTTATGATCGACCTGACACAACAATCCCTGAAGCATCCTCTCAATCCCTTTTCCCAAATGCCGGGCGCCAAACAGATTGTAGCGGCCTGTGATGTGATGGAGCTTCTGACCCGGCGGTATGGGAAACCGAAATTCCGCCTGGAGACCACCGAGATTGACGGCATGGAGGTGGAAGTTCGTGAGCATGATGTTCTGCGCAAGACATTCTGTCATCTCAAACATTTTGATCGGGATATTGACGGCCGCAATGATCCGAAACTGTTGATCGTGGCGCCGTTGTCCGGCCATTATTGCACGCTGTTGCGGGGCACGGTGGAGGCCATGCTGCCGGATCATGATGTTTATATTACCGACTGGCAGGATGCCCGGGATGTGCCCCTGTATGAGGGGGCGTTCGACCTGGACGATTATATTGATTATGTGATCGAGTTTCTGGAGCATCTCGGGCCCGATACCCATGTGCTGGCGGTCTGTCAGCCTTCCGTGCCGGTTCTGGCGGCGGTGGCCTTGATGGCGGCGGAAAACAACCCTTGTGTTCCGCTCAGCATGACATTGATGGGCGGGCCCATTGATACCCGCAAAAGCCCCACTGTGGTCAATGAACTGAGTTATAAACGCAGTATGGAGTGGTTTGAGCAACACGCCATTCATACCGTGCCCTGGCCCAATCTGGGGTTCATGCGCAAGGTTTATCCCGGTTTTCTGCAATTGTCCGCTTTTGTGAACATGAATCTGGACGACCACATGGATGCACATCGTAAGATGTTCGATCATCTGGTTGAGGGGGATGAGGAAAGCGCGGATAAGCATCGGCTATTTTACGAGGAATATCTCGCGGTGATGGATCTGCCGGCAGAATTTTATCTGCAAACGGTTAAAACCGTGTTCAAGGATCATGCTCTGCCCAAGGGGGAAATGACATCACGCGGGCGACCGGTGGACTGTTCCGCCATCACCCGGACCGCCCTGATGACCGTAGAAGGCGAACTGGACGATATTTCCGGCATCGGCCAGACCCGTGCCGCTCATGATATTTGCCCCAATATCCCTTCCGATATGAAGCGCCATTATGAACAGAAAGGCGTTGGCCATTATGGCATTTTTAACGGCCGAAAATGGAAAAACAAGATTGCTCCCAAAGTAAAAGAGTTTATCCTGAAACATCAACGGGACTGA
- a CDS encoding DUF4136 domain-containing protein, giving the protein MLKKIGILSIVAGVLVLSACSSKLTGTVTRFHQLPEPRGEHVEVAAMTPQLQNSIEFSQYANMIGARLGQYGYQPPGNAPSELIARIGYGARPVSSVGYEEGSSAAVSVGTGSHGSHFGLGVSFPLGERQPRQDYVYGLSLDIIRRSDGMKLYEGQVSIRRTDSSMAEMMPYLIDALFQNFPGPSGTSERVKVDRRTPP; this is encoded by the coding sequence ATGTTAAAAAAAATCGGAATCCTGTCCATCGTCGCAGGTGTCCTTGTGCTTTCAGCCTGCAGCAGCAAACTCACCGGGACCGTGACCCGCTTCCATCAACTGCCCGAACCGCGCGGGGAACATGTCGAAGTGGCCGCCATGACCCCCCAATTGCAAAACAGCATTGAATTCAGCCAATATGCCAACATGATTGGGGCCCGTCTCGGACAATATGGCTACCAGCCACCGGGGAATGCCCCCAGCGAGCTGATCGCCCGGATCGGTTATGGCGCCAGGCCCGTCAGCTCCGTCGGCTATGAAGAGGGGTCTTCCGCCGCTGTCAGTGTGGGCACGGGCAGTCACGGCAGCCATTTCGGCCTTGGCGTCTCCTTTCCCCTCGGCGAACGCCAACCGCGCCAGGATTATGTCTATGGCCTCAGTCTCGACATCATACGTCGCAGCGACGGCATGAAACTCTATGAGGGGCAGGTCAGCATCCGCCGTACCGACAGCAGCATGGCGGAAATGATGCCCTATCTGATCGACGCCCTGTTCCAGAACTTCCCCGGTCCCAGTGGCACTTCCGAACGGGTCAAGGTGGATCGCCGCACCCCTCCCTAA